A single genomic interval of Procambarus clarkii isolate CNS0578487 chromosome 61, FALCON_Pclarkii_2.0, whole genome shotgun sequence harbors:
- the LOC138354113 gene encoding piggyBac transposable element-derived protein 4-like, whose product MDSDHEQGPSRKKIAKKRREKQKLSSVQEKYKHVRLTPSKFQSVFDDLSGSSSDETDVGIDTDASSEHLETETADEDFDSDESEESDVETATRARRGTGARARARRTRRTTRTPAPTDSDDGWCSHNTEPFVDNFTGTPGLTVPVPSTVLGFIQLFLTQKLLKYVAYETNLYASQSKAGTEQRTKHRWQPVTVKEIARYLGLTILIGICPLPRLRMYWQTGRFWHIPCFNTFITGKRFEMIAKYFHVYNNKSIPPGQGVDKLIKVRSLMQYLLNRFKRIYIPNKKLSLDEGTMPCRGRLSFKTYNPNKPDKYGIRLYMLAEATSGYIYDFEIYSGVGKTTIDTVMALIEPLKDKGYHLYMDNYYNSVRLSEALLQVGLYTCGTLRLQRGAPKSLQMQANGKVPVDKTLFKRKDNTFIILWKDKPIVSLITNCHNAETQQVQRRKRVRNRDGTTSVQQVTVNKPNAICDYNTNMKGVGHFDQMIKYYHFTRKTHKWTKKMTIYFVQMAIYNAFVMYNYYTTDRKKLTLLHFHE is encoded by the coding sequence atggatagtgatcatgaacaaggcccttccaggaagaaaattgcgaaaaaaAGGCGTGAAAAGCAGAAGCTGAGTAGTGTACAGGAGAAGTACAAGCATGTGAGACTAACTCCCTCTAAGTTTCAGTCTGTATTTGACGATTTGTCTGGGTCATCTAGTGATGAAACTGATGTCGGTATTGATACTGATGCAAGTAGTGAACATTTAGAAACAGAGACGGCcgatgaggattttgatagtgatGAAAGTGAGGAGTCTGACGTCGAGACCGCCACTCGTGCACGGCGCGGTACTGGAGCTCGTGCCAGAGCCAGACGTACCAGACGTACCACACGTACCCCAGCACCAACAGATTCTGATGATGGATGGTGTAGTCACAATACTGAACCCTTTGTGGACAATTTTACAGgtacaccaggcttgactgttccTGTACCTTCCACTGTTCTTGGTTTCATTCAACTCTTTCTGACTCAAAAATTGCTGAAATATGTTGCCTATGAAACAAATTTATATGCTTCCCAAAGTAAGGCAGGTACTGAGCAAAGGACAAAGCACAGATGGCAACCAGTGACAGTGAAAGAAATTGCTAGATATTTGGGACTGACGATCTTGATAGGTATTTGCCCGTTGCCAAGACTTAGAATGTATTGGCAAACAGGCAGATTCTGGCACATACCATGTTTCAACACCTTCATCACTGGTAAGCGATTTGAAATGATTGCTAAATATTtccatgtttataacaataagtcCATACCACCAGGCCAAGGAGTTGACAAACTTATCAAAGTTCGCTCACTCATGCAATATCTCCTGAATAGATTCAAGAGAATATACATTCCCAATAAAAAATTGAGTTTGGATGAAGGGACAATGCCATGCCGTGGCCGTCTATCTTTCAAGACCTATAATCCCAATAAACCAGATAAATACGGAATAAGGCTCTACATGCTAGCTGAAGCCACCAGTGGCTACATTTATGATTTTGAAATCTATTCAGGAGTTGGGAAAACGACGATTGACACAGTTATGGCCTTGATTGAACCACTGAAGGATAaaggttaccatttatatatggacaaCTATTACAATTCGGTCAGATTGAGTGAGGCACTGCTTCAAGTAGGgttatacacctgtggtaccctCAGACTGCAGCGTGGTGCACCTAAATCTCTTCAGATGCAAGCAAATGGTAAAGTGCCAGTAGATAAAACTTTGTTCAAACGCAAGGACAATACTTTCATAATTTTGTGGAAAGATAAACCAATTGTTTCACTCATAACAAATTGCCACAATGCAGAAACACAACAGGTTCAACGCAGAAAACGAGTACGGAATCGTGATGGAACAACCTCAGTGCAGCaggtaactgtcaacaagccgaatgcaatctgtgactacaatacaaacatgaaaggtgttggtcactttgaccaaatgatcaaatattatcacttcacaAGGAAAACACACAAATGGACGAAAAAAATGACCATttattttgtgcaaatggctatctacaatgcttttgtgatgtacaactactatACAACAGATAGAAAGAAACTGACATTACTCCATTTCCATGAATAA